The DNA region GGCCGCACACTGCGGGCGTGGTGTTGAAGAACACCAGATGACGCTTGAGTGCCGCCACCTGATCTTCTTTCAGCGGGTACAGGCGCTTGATGGCGGGGATCATGTCGTAGCAAAAGCCCAGCCCATGAATACGTTCAAAGTTGAAAGACGCCTGCTGCAGGTTGGAGCGAACAAACATGCTAAACAGGTCAGATTTGGTCAGTTTTTTCTGTTCCATGATGGGCTCCGTTAGTCATCAAGCTGGTCAAGGGCGGTGGAGGCGGTGGCCTGCGCCTGCGGTTCGGCTTTACGCCACTGCGGATTCAACTGGATGTAGACCAGCGCAATAATCGCGCCGACGCCACCAAAGGCCAGCAGGCTCAGGTCGAGGTAACCACCGGCGATAAAACCGAGGAAGAAGAAAGGCATCAGGTACTTCACGCCCATCATGCGCAGCACCATGGCGTAACCAACCACCACGATAAAGCCACCGGCAATTTGCAGGCCGCGAGTGACAAATTCCGGGATGGCGTTCAGCATGTTGCTGACCATATCGGCACTGACAAACAGCGAGACAATCAACGCCGGGATGGCGACGCGTAGCGCCTGTACGCCCAGCGCGGAGACGTGGAGGATGTCGATAGTGCGAAAACGTGCGTCTTCTGCGGCCTTATCCGCCGCATGCTGGAACACCACGGTGATAGTACGGGCGAAGACGGTCAGGACCTGGCCTGCCGCCGCCACTGGCAGCGCGATAGCAATACCGGTCGCGATGCTCTGCTGGCCGACGATAACCAGAATGGCGGAGATAATACTGGCGAGCGCGGAGTCCGGAGACTGCGCGGCACCGACGTTCATCCAGCCAAGCGCGATCAACTCCAGCGTCCCGCCGAGCATCACCCCGGTTTTTAAATCACCGAGGATCAGGCCGATAACCGTACAGGCAATGAGCGGGCGGTGGGTCTGAAATTCATCCAGCACGCTGCCCATCCCGGCAATACAGGAAAATATAAATATGGCGATAATTTGTAGGGTACTGATTTCCATAATGGGTCACCTTAAAGTGTGAACATCCCTGCCTGTTAAAGCATACGTACACAGGCGCTTTTATTTATTCAGCGAACGACTGTTCTTTTATTTTTTCGAGAATATTAATAGATGGATCGGAGGCGACCACGCGCAAATCCAGGGTGACGCCAAATTTATCCAGTTCGCGAAACGCATTAATATCATCGTCATCTAAGGACACGGCTTTGGTTAATTGTTTTTTACCCGGTCGCCAGGCCATGCCGCCAATATTTAAGGTGGCAATTTTCACGCCTTGTTTGACCATCGCCAACGCATCCTGTGGGCGGGTAAATAAATAAAATACCGTTTCGTCCTGGTACTGCGGATTATGATAAACCGCGACGGCTTTTTCGATATTCACCACATTGACCTTCATCCCCGGCGGGGCGGCCTGACGTAATAATGTCCGGCGCACTTCATCGTGATAAACCTCGTCATTACAGATAATAATCCGCTGGGCATTCGCCACCTTCGACCAGACGGTGGTGACCTGACCGTGGATCAGGCGGTCATCAATACGGGCAAGGGTAATATTCATCAGAAATCCTCTTCGGTCGTTTCCAGATGCTGCCAGACCACGCAGGTTTGTTGTGCAATGGTCGTCAGGTGTTCGCACAGTTCATCCACATTCATACTGCTCTGGTTATCCACCAGTTCCAGCGCCAGCGGCAGGGAAAGTCCGCTAATCACCCGAATGTTCGGATTGCGCATCGCAAGCGTTGCCGCGGCGTTCCACGGACTGCCGCACTGCAGGTCAACGGCTATCAGCCATTCACTATCAGTGTGAGTACTCACCAACTTTTCCAGCTTGCTAATGATGTCGTTGGCGTTCTCGCCGGGGACAAAGGCCACCGCTTCAACGTTGGCGTCACCGTAAACCATCTGCACCGATTCCAGCATGGCGCAGGCCAGTTTGCCGTGAGCACAGAAGATTGCATTAACCATAACGCCTCCTTAGCCGCGCGTTTTTCCGCCCGCAATGTTAGTGGTTACTCCGGTAATGTAGCTGGCGCGTTCGGACAGGAGATAACAAACGAAATCAGCAACTTCGGTCAGACGTCCTGAGCGACCAATGGGGATGGCGTTCTTGCTATAGCCTTCGCGCAGCTGATCAACGGTGATATTGCGGGTCCATGCCAGCGCCTCTTCATATTCCGGCGTGCGCAGTCCGGTTTTTTCCAGAATCCCGGGAGCAATACCGACCACGCGAATGCCGTGTTTGCCCAGCTCTTTTGACCAGGAACGGGTGAAGCTATTCAGTGCCGCTTTCGTTGCGGCATAGCAACTCTGGCCTTCTGACCCTTCCAGCCCGCTTTCAGAAGAGACGTTGACGATGACGCCGTTACGTTGTTTCACCATCTGGCGCGCCGCCGCTTGTGACATTAAGAACACGCCTTTCTGGTTGATATTGACCATTTTTTCAAACGCGGCTTCGTTTAATTCATATTTTCCCGCCGGGGCTTTTTCATCAACCAGCAGGCGAGGAAAGTTAACGCCGGCGTTATTGACCAGACCGTCAATTCGGCCGAAGCGCTGGATAATTTCATCCACGGTGTGATTAACCTCTGTGGCGCTGGAAATATCCGTCGGCCAGAAGTGATAACCATTATTGCCTTCATGTTTTGCTTCACCGCCGTGAATATCCGCCATCTGGACATTCGCGCCTTGTGCTAATAATTCTTCGACAATCGCTAAGCCAATTCCGGATGCGCCGCCGGTAACAATAATGACTTTATCCTGTAGATTTAACCACGTTTGCATAATTAACTCCCAGTTTCAGAGAAGGGGATCCTGCATAAAATAAATTACGTCAGGATCAAGATGAATATATTTACTTCAACAACAATTCAGCGGTATGGCTGTTAGTGACTAAACCATTAATATATTTTCCACGTAATGCGCCGAGAATACCGCTTAGCTTTGCTTCACCCATTGCGATGCCGATGGAATAACGCGCCTGCTTTAATTTGTTGGTTTCGATGGAGAGCGTTTTTTCGCTCATATTGGTTTCCACCGTCACGCCGTTGATATCGTAAAAGCGCGAACAAATGTCTCCGGCAACCTGGCGGGCGTGCAGGTCGTCACTCTCTTCGCTGCCGTAAAAGGCATGCCAGTTTGCGCCGTCGCGAATCGCCGGAGAGCCGATCCCCACCAGTGCGACATCCAGATTCTCCCAGTAGGCAGAAATCGACTTAAAGTGCTGGGACTGCATAATGCCGTTACGAATTAATGGGTTTTCCAGCAGCGCCGGAAAATCGGCCAGGTGTGACTCTCCTTTCAGCTTTGCCGCCGCGCCGTAGGTCAGCGTATTGACGTGATAGCGGCTTTCAAGCTTGCCGGACGGCCCGCCGATGATCGGCACACAAATCAACTGACGTGACTGGCTGGCTGGCGACAACCCTTCGACCAGCGCACAAACCGCGCGTCCCCAGGAAAAACCGATGATGTCGCCGGGTTCCAGCAAACGTTCCAGCAACTGCGCGCCATGCACGCCCATCATCGCAAGTTGTTCCTCTTCCTGCTCGCTGTCGCAGGTGATCACCACCGCCTCTTTAAGACCGAATCGTTGTTTGAGTTGCTGTTCCAGCCACAGGTTTTCGTTGTAGTCGTAGTTGATGGCAATGGTGACGATACCCTGTTCGCGACCGCGTTTGAGCAGGCGACTGATAGTAGTGCGATAAATCCCCAGTTCACGGGCGATCTGTGCTTGCGTCATATCCTGTTCGTAATAGAGCTGCGCTATTTTTACGATCAGGCGAATGTCATCACTGTTTTCCGTCGCCATCTGTAGACTCCTGCACATTTGTGCAAATCACGAACTTGCCTTCCTGATCTGATATAACCTCATAAAAGCGGGAGTTCAAAGCGATTTTCTCTTCTTTCCGCGCCCTGAACTGGCGGTTTGTGTTGCACATATGATGCGCGGGTCGATCGTTGTTGGCACAGATGTGCACACAATCCTAATGTCTTGATTCTGCTGATTTTCATTCAACAAAATTGCAGACAAAGATCGGCGACACTTTTGTGTCGAAAGGTGTGGCGGATCACAAATAGCGCAGAGGCCATTGTGCACGATTATTTTTTATCGCCAGCAAGGTAGGGTATATTTCGCATTCAAAGGAGAAATTATGCTGCCCGACTCATCATCCATACGACTCAACAAATACATCAGTGAAAGCGGAATCTGCTCGCGTCGCGAAGCGGATCGCTTCATCGAGCAAGGAAACGTTTTCATCAATGGCAAGCGCGCTACCATTGGCGACCAGGTGATGCCTGGTGACGTCGTGAAGGTGAATGGTCGGCTGATTGAGCCGCGTGAAGCGGAAGATTTGGTCTTTATCGCGCTGAACAAGCCGGTGGGGATCGTGAGCACCACCGAAGACAGCGAACGTGACAACATTGTTGATTTCGTTAACCACAGCAAGCGCGTGTTTCCGATTGGCCGTCTGGATAAAGACTCCCAGGGACTGATCTTTCTGACCAACCATGGCGATCTGGTAAATAAGATCCTGCGGGCCGGTAACGATCACGAAAAAGAGTATCTGGTCACGGTCGACAAACCGGTTACGGATGAATTTATTCGTGGGATGAGTGCGGGCGTGCCGATTCTGGGCACCGTCACCAAAAAATGTAAGGTGAAGAAAGAGGCGCCGTTTGTCTTTCGCATTACCCTGGTTCAGGGGCTGAACCGTCAGATCCGGCGCATGTGCGAACATTTCGGTTATGAAGTGATGAAGCTTGAACGTACGCGCATCATGAACGTTGGCCTCTCCGGCCTGCCGCTGGGTGAATGGCGTGACCTGACGGATGATGAGCTGATTACGCTGTTTAAGCTTATCGAAAATTCCTCTTCGGAAGCGAAACCGAAGGCGAAAGCAAAGCCGAAAACGGCGGGAATCAAGCGCCCGGTGGTGAAAATCGAAAAGGCGGCGGAGAAAGAAAAATCACGCCCGGCGGCAAACGGTAAACGCTTTACCTCGCCGGGGCGTAAGAAGAAAGGGCGTTAACGTCTGCCGCGCGTTGGCGTATTTGCGGACCAGGAAAAAGAGGCTTCCGCATCCGGTTTATAAGCCTGTTTTTTCTTCAACTGACGGGCTTTTTTTGCCTCGGCCTCACGCAAGACCATCAGCTTGTCAATGTACTCTTTCTTCACGTTGTTGGTCTCAGCGTTGGTCAACTGACGACCATGCGCGATACGGGCGCGATCAAGCAGCGTTTTTAGTTCGCGCTGTTCGCGCTCGGTCATCTCTTTTTGGGTAATGCGGGGGAGTGCCATACGGGTGCCCTCTGTCTGCCAGGTGATTTCAGTGTACGGCAATACGCCACGGGCGGATAGCGTTCAGTCAGCAATACGCAGTTTTCCTGCGAAATCCTGTTGTGTATAACCCGTTGTTTTAAATCCCTTATCCGTAATGATGTGATCAATCTCTTTGAGCGTGGCGATACACATCACGCCGTCCTGACCAAATTTAGTGTGGTCGGCGAGAATCACGGATTTTTTACTCATCGCAATCATCGCTTTGGCAACGTACGCCTCATCAAAGCTCTTCACGAGTATGCCATGCTGTGGCGAAATG from Citrobacter amalonaticus Y19 includes:
- a CDS encoding PTS mannose/fructose/sorbose transporter subunit IIC, translated to MEISTLQIIAIFIFSCIAGMGSVLDEFQTHRPLIACTVIGLILGDLKTGVMLGGTLELIALGWMNVGAAQSPDSALASIISAILVIVGQQSIATGIAIALPVAAAGQVLTVFARTITVVFQHAADKAAEDARFRTIDILHVSALGVQALRVAIPALIVSLFVSADMVSNMLNAIPEFVTRGLQIAGGFIVVVGYAMVLRMMGVKYLMPFFFLGFIAGGYLDLSLLAFGGVGAIIALVYIQLNPQWRKAEPQAQATASTALDQLDD
- a CDS encoding PTS system mannose/fructose/N-acetylgalactosamine-transporter subunit IIB, producing the protein MNITLARIDDRLIHGQVTTVWSKVANAQRIIICNDEVYHDEVRRTLLRQAAPPGMKVNVVNIEKAVAVYHNPQYQDETVFYLFTRPQDALAMVKQGVKIATLNIGGMAWRPGKKQLTKAVSLDDDDINAFRELDKFGVTLDLRVVASDPSINILEKIKEQSFAE
- a CDS encoding mannose/fructose/sorbose PTS transporter subunit IIA; this encodes MVNAIFCAHGKLACAMLESVQMVYGDANVEAVAFVPGENANDIISKLEKLVSTHTDSEWLIAVDLQCGSPWNAAATLAMRNPNIRVISGLSLPLALELVDNQSSMNVDELCEHLTTIAQQTCVVWQHLETTEEDF
- a CDS encoding SDR family oxidoreductase, coding for MQTWLNLQDKVIIVTGGASGIGLAIVEELLAQGANVQMADIHGGEAKHEGNNGYHFWPTDISSATEVNHTVDEIIQRFGRIDGLVNNAGVNFPRLLVDEKAPAGKYELNEAAFEKMVNINQKGVFLMSQAAARQMVKQRNGVIVNVSSESGLEGSEGQSCYAATKAALNSFTRSWSKELGKHGIRVVGIAPGILEKTGLRTPEYEEALAWTRNITVDQLREGYSKNAIPIGRSGRLTEVADFVCYLLSERASYITGVTTNIAGGKTRG
- a CDS encoding sugar-binding transcriptional regulator, coding for MATENSDDIRLIVKIAQLYYEQDMTQAQIARELGIYRTTISRLLKRGREQGIVTIAINYDYNENLWLEQQLKQRFGLKEAVVITCDSEQEEEQLAMMGVHGAQLLERLLEPGDIIGFSWGRAVCALVEGLSPASQSRQLICVPIIGGPSGKLESRYHVNTLTYGAAAKLKGESHLADFPALLENPLIRNGIMQSQHFKSISAYWENLDVALVGIGSPAIRDGANWHAFYGSEESDDLHARQVAGDICSRFYDINGVTVETNMSEKTLSIETNKLKQARYSIGIAMGEAKLSGILGALRGKYINGLVTNSHTAELLLK
- the rluF gene encoding 23S rRNA pseudouridine(2604) synthase RluF → MLPDSSSIRLNKYISESGICSRREADRFIEQGNVFINGKRATIGDQVMPGDVVKVNGRLIEPREAEDLVFIALNKPVGIVSTTEDSERDNIVDFVNHSKRVFPIGRLDKDSQGLIFLTNHGDLVNKILRAGNDHEKEYLVTVDKPVTDEFIRGMSAGVPILGTVTKKCKVKKEAPFVFRITLVQGLNRQIRRMCEHFGYEVMKLERTRIMNVGLSGLPLGEWRDLTDDELITLFKLIENSSSEAKPKAKAKPKTAGIKRPVVKIEKAAEKEKSRPAANGKRFTSPGRKKKGR
- a CDS encoding DUF3811 domain-containing protein → MALPRITQKEMTEREQRELKTLLDRARIAHGRQLTNAETNNVKKEYIDKLMVLREAEAKKARQLKKKQAYKPDAEASFSWSANTPTRGRR